The Arabidopsis thaliana chromosome 5, partial sequence genomic interval TGGTATGTAAAATCTTCAAACTTGGTCTAGCTAATTTAACAATCATTGTCTGTGGTTAATTAGTTAGTcctggtgttgttgttgtagcaACGGAAGAGGAAGCAGCTGAAGCGTATGACATAGCAGCAATCAAATTCAGAGGAATAAACGCTGTAACTAACTTTGAGATGAACCGTTACGACGTTGAAGCCATCATGAAGAGTGCACTTCCCATCGGTGGTGCAGCTAAACGTCTTAAGCTCTCTTTGGAAGCTGCTGCTTCATCAGAGCAGAAACCAATCCTCGGTCATCATCAACTTCACCATTtccagcaacaacaacaacaacaacagcttcAGCTTCAGTCATCTCCTAATCACAGTAGCATTAACTTCGCTCTCTGTCCTAATTCAGCAGTTCAGTCTCAACAGATCATTCCTTGTGGAATCCCTTTTGAAGCAGCTGCTCtttaccaccaccaccaacaacaacagcaacaccaacagcagcagcagcaacagaaCTTCTTCCAGCATTTTCCGGCGAATGCAGCTTCTGACTCGACCGGGTCTAACAACAACTCCAACGTTCAGGGAACAATGGGACTTATGGCACCAAATCCGGCTGAGTTCTTCCTCTGGCCTAATCAGTCTTACTAAAACCAATCATATAAGTTGATTGAGTCAAGTTTTTATCGTTATAAGAGACACAACTTCTTGATTCTGGCTAACACATAAGCTGACTAGAAGAATCTTAAAAAtctcacttttgtttttgattaactGTTGTTGTTTAGGCAGGAGTAGTTGGGGGTTGGAAATGTGGAAGAATGTATTAAACCTAAACTCGGTGGAGAAAAATGGTAGTTTTTGGGAATTAGGGGGGATGGTTTCTTTTGTATCTTGTATGTATAAGGCTATCAGCTTATCCGCAGTGTACTCTGTTTccatttatgaaaaaattatcTTCAGAAAGTTCTGTGTTGCTATTTGTTTGATATCTATCTACTTGTGAGCTCATTGGTAACAAATTGACAACTCTACCGAGAGGTTGAGACTAACAAAGTTCAGTAGAAGCAACAGAGAGACACAAGTTGAAGATATTCACAGTTTGGttggacaagaaaaaaaagcaaccAATGGAGAATAACAAGCAAAACTCAagtcaagaaaataaaaatctaaaaagaaagaggTTGATAAACAGTTCTTTAAGTTGATGTTATTGCTTCTACTCACTCCATTAAGAGTTGCCTATGGCGGCGGAGTTCGTTGAGGTATGAGGAAGAGGTGTGATCTTGTAGATCACAAGCGTTCACGCTCATTGTTCTTTCACCTGCCTTCTGCTGTAGCTCAGCTGGTCCGTCTTCTCCACGTAACAGCTGCACCAACTGCACAAAGAATTCACATCAAAACCGATACCAAAGATCTGTTTTGGCTCTATGAACATGGGAAGAATAGGTACTATACCCGAGTCATGTCAGGTCGCATTGCGGCAATATGATGTACACACATTGAAGCTGTTAGCATCACTCGTTGCATCTCTGTTGGATTAAACATATTTCCTAGCCGAGGATCCACAATGTCCTCCATGCTATTTTTCTCAAGAAAAGGTTTTGCCTGTATAACCAAATCAATAAGGTAAACAAAAGATCTCAAGCTGAACTTTTGATGAGTCTCAATAAAGAGTCACTGATGCATTTACCCATGCAACAATGCTCTGCCTGCTTGCTGTATCAACAGCTCGGCGACTGGTTATGATCTCTAGAAGCAATACTCCAAAGGCAAACACATCAATCTTCTCATCAACAATGCCGTGCATGAAATACTCTGGAGCTAGATATCTAAAGGGAGAAAAAACCCAATGAAACCTATAGTTTTGATCAGCAAAGCTGTTCATGGATAGTTACAaagctttctctcttttacccGAATGTTCCTTCAATGGGGAATACAACATGGTGAGGCCAGTTCTCTGGGAGCCATTTTGCAAGTCCgaaatctgaaatctgaatTGAGAAAATGTACAATATGTAAATGGTTCTCAAACCAACCAAATACCAAGAAAATGTTTAGAGATGTTGTCATTTGTCAAGATCATTTACCTGAGCTTCGTAATCGTGGTTGAGCAATATGTTAGAAGCTTTGATGTCACGGTGAATGATCCTTCTTGGACAAGCATTATGAAGATAACTCAGACCATCAGCTATACCTAGAGCCACTTTATACCTTATCTTCCACTCTAGACATTCCTCTGATCCTACAAAGATCAAAGAGACAATATCACAACATTGTAGAAAAAAGTACTAGACACAAGATTTTCAGTAAGAAGGAGACTTTTAAGTATACCAAAAAGCATAGAAGCGAGGCTGCCATAGGGAGCGtactcaagaacaaaatgCAAACCGCGATCACTGCTGAAACCGCGAAGCCTAGCTGCGTTTGGGTGGTTTACATGTGCGATTATACCGAGCTCTGAAAGGAAATCGctcactctttcttcttcttccttggcGTGACTCATCAGCTTCTTAATCGCCACCGTCTCACCATTAATCAAAACCCCTTTGTATACCTCCGCATGTCCTCCCTTACCAATCATGTtctctaacaaaaaaacaaaaccaaaactcaaatttCTCAATCCAAAATCTATTGAAGAAGGGTTTGCGTTTTTGTGTATACCAGGATTGAAATAATCGGTGGCTACAGCGAGCTCTTCGTAAGTGAAGTTTCTCCAAGAGGGTTTAGCCATAAAGAAGGCTTCACAGGTGAAAGCACTCTCAGAGGGAGTTAGCTTAGGTTGCTTACGACGCAAGTTTTTACGGGTGAGTTCGTAACTTGCAAGAAGAGGAATGACAGAGAATCGTCTCATGGACTTCTTCTTGATAGATTCAATCATTTTGTTCCATTGAAGACCATGGTGAGAAGACGAAACGGTTTTAGTAGTATTTGAAAATGGTGacgatgttgatgatgatttatCATCAGAGGAACAAGAGCTGCAACTACTGCTGCTGTTGTCGGAATCTGAAACCATTCCGAGAACACCTCTTGGCGATGATGAATCTTCGAGGCCTAAGTCGTTCCTATGAAGCTCTACCTCTTGATGATTTTTGCTTTCACTGTTCTTGTTATCTGTTAATGTTACAAGGAATACAAAAAGTCAGTTCTATAACATGTCTGCGTAAATTTTCATAAACCcagaaaataaatttgcatcaatgattttatttttttcccccactttcttaacaaaaagcaaacaaattttatgtttaggTTTACCTTCAACAGCCATAGCTCCAgtgggtttttttttctttttctttctttcttcctctaaTAAGCCTTTGAATTAAATTTCcataaaaaaacagattcacagaaaataagaaaggatacaaaacagagagaattaTCGAAAATACAGAgcagaagagaaacaagaaaacagaggtttAATGAGAAGTTTTGTAgaattcttgttttgtttcttatgagaaaaaagtttgttattCTTGGAAGAAATAGAAAGTTAGAAGAAGAGTCAGCTTTTGCTGAGTGGAGATGGATTGGAATCTCTGCTATATTTATACAACTCCACCGTAGCaattcaacttttgtttttattttttactttcaaCTGCAAGTCAagtcaagttttgtttttcttgttttgttttttgtaatttcttgtttctaaATTAGTAGTCCtatgattttaataattttgaggAAGATGAAAGGATTAGAGATTGTTGCCGTAACTAACGCATTTACGATGTAAAGAACTCAAACGGTTGATATATCTGGCTGGTTTGTGGGCATTTTCGTCATATAAAATAAGACATCACCTTTGCTTGTAATGAATTGAGAGTTAATATTAAAGGGATTTTGTTATGATTATATTTCACTCAAATTCTATTCTCCGCAAAATAGCTAATTCGTGATTCgtgattaaaaaagaaaattaaatagcGCATGTGATATTAAATAGCTCTTCTAATTTAGCAAaccttgttatttttttcttacatttttgaGCTTTTTGTTTACATGTAGAATGAGATTGAAAGTGTCGGAACA includes:
- the RBK1 gene encoding ROP binding protein kinases 1 (ROP binding protein kinases 1 (RBK1); FUNCTIONS IN: protein serine/threonine kinase activity, protein kinase activity, kinase activity, ATP binding; INVOLVED IN: defense response, incompatible interaction; LOCATED IN: cytosol, endomembrane system; EXPRESSED IN: 6 plant structures; CONTAINS InterPro DOMAIN/s: Protein kinase, ATP binding site (InterPro:IPR017441), Protein kinase, catalytic domain (InterPro:IPR000719), Serine/threonine-protein kinase-like domain (InterPro:IPR017442), Protein kinase-like domain (InterPro:IPR011009), Serine/threonine-protein kinase, active site (InterPro:IPR008271); BEST Arabidopsis thaliana protein match is: Protein kinase superfamily protein (TAIR:AT5G65530.1); Has 30201 Blast hits to 17322 proteins in 780 species: Archae - 12; Bacteria - 1396; Metazoa - 17338; Fungi - 3422; Plants - 5037; Viruses - 0; Other Eukaryotes - 2996 (source: NCBI BLink).); its protein translation is MAVEDNKNSESKNHQEVELHRNDLGLEDSSSPRGVLGMVSDSDNSSSSCSSCSSDDKSSSTSSPFSNTTKTVSSSHHGLQWNKMIESIKKKSMRRFSVIPLLASYELTRKNLRRKQPKLTPSESAFTCEAFFMAKPSWRNFTYEELAVATDYFNPENMIGKGGHAEVYKGVLINGETVAIKKLMSHAKEEEERVSDFLSELGIIAHVNHPNAARLRGFSSDRGLHFVLEYAPYGSLASMLFGSEECLEWKIRYKVALGIADGLSYLHNACPRRIIHRDIKASNILLNHDYEAQISDFGLAKWLPENWPHHVVFPIEGTFGYLAPEYFMHGIVDEKIDVFAFGVLLLEIITSRRAVDTASRQSIVAWAKPFLEKNSMEDIVDPRLGNMFNPTEMQRVMLTASMCVHHIAAMRPDMTRLVQLLRGEDGPAELQQKAGERTMSVNACDLQDHTSSSYLNELRRHRQLLME
- the RBK1 gene encoding ROP binding protein kinases 1, with the protein product MAVEDNKNSESKNHQEVELHRNDLGLEDSSSPRGVLGMVSDSDNSSSSCSSCSSDDKSSSTSSPFSNTTKTVSSSHHGLQWNKMIESIKKKSMRRFSVIPLLASYELTRKNLRRKQPKLTPSESAFTCEAFFMAKPSWRNFTYEELAVATDYFNPENMIGKGGHAEVYKGVLINGETVAIKKLMSHAKEEEERVSDFLSELGIIAHVNHPNAARLRGFSSDRGLHFVLEYAPYGSLASMLFGSEECLEWKIRYKVALGIADGLSYLHNACPRRIIHRDIKASNILLNHDYEAQISDFGLAKWLPENWPHHVVFPIEGTFGYLAPEYFMHGIVDEKIDVFAFGVLLLEIITSRRAVDTASRQSIVAWVNASVTLY